The Arthrobacter russicus genome has a segment encoding these proteins:
- a CDS encoding glycoside hydrolase domain-containing protein: protein MDAYVVLAGGTANVREIQQWLNGRYWQKEEYSIGPCDGIYSRDVQKSLMIALQYELGVAIPTGNFGPGTQAGLRSRTLRQGDSGIFVELFSSACVFNEPVPLGGDIGDVRTSKRTTFDAKLAEYVSAFQQFSQLPATGQGDYQTWAQLLVSMGDPDRPAAGCDTRFSITPSRAQWLVNNGYRAIGRYIYDPPESTLDKDIKRGELQTIFDAGLSVLSIYPDNGRLLSDFTYAQGYQHALMAHERAAGYGFNRGTVIYFAVDYDATQDDIDSAIIPYFQGVQAGLAYNGKKYVHGVYGSRNVCSNVTKKTYARHSFVSGMSWGFSGNLGFPLPPNWSFNQIKEFKVVNGADTFDLDRNIWRTEGGDPGQTSINSTVGAADAFINYVQNLYDCARQYGKGNPNQLVMEYLREKKYNDPPWQVVLGAVNRDFINFANGNGFSVMAEFTDPFTGYTIGAEHMMATANGHLAFPQPGNPKQVNAGDITGWGGDLLTFYADWRNASASYSSGYTFAMEKLAKPGIASRFGFSDLIEDADGYLLARKVAAGTDIATAVRQHYNGNGGLKRFTNYYQQRFTNAETCNALAHDLLVLSLNDDVRLAAAQLFLAGVDIPPIAMPANKLQEFKQGFTDTLIARMGTE from the coding sequence ATGGATGCGTATGTGGTGCTCGCTGGCGGAACTGCGAATGTCCGGGAAATCCAGCAGTGGCTCAATGGACGCTACTGGCAAAAGGAGGAATACAGTATTGGTCCATGCGATGGCATCTACTCCCGTGACGTGCAGAAGTCACTGATGATCGCGTTGCAGTACGAACTCGGCGTTGCGATACCGACCGGGAACTTCGGCCCGGGAACCCAAGCCGGGCTGCGTTCGCGCACTTTGCGTCAAGGCGATTCCGGGATTTTCGTCGAGCTGTTTTCATCCGCCTGTGTCTTCAATGAGCCAGTCCCCCTGGGCGGCGACATCGGCGATGTCCGGACCTCCAAACGGACGACTTTCGACGCCAAGCTCGCCGAGTACGTCAGCGCCTTCCAACAGTTTTCGCAATTGCCGGCGACCGGGCAGGGCGACTATCAGACGTGGGCGCAACTTCTGGTTTCCATGGGCGATCCTGACCGACCGGCGGCCGGTTGCGATACCCGCTTTTCGATCACACCGTCTCGGGCACAATGGCTGGTCAATAACGGCTACCGTGCGATCGGCCGCTACATCTACGACCCTCCGGAATCGACCTTGGACAAGGACATCAAGCGGGGTGAACTCCAAACCATCTTCGACGCCGGCTTAAGCGTCTTGTCGATCTACCCGGACAACGGACGACTGCTCTCCGACTTCACCTACGCCCAGGGCTACCAACATGCCCTAATGGCACACGAACGAGCTGCTGGCTACGGCTTCAACCGGGGCACCGTCATCTACTTCGCGGTCGACTATGATGCGACTCAAGATGACATCGATTCCGCGATCATCCCGTACTTCCAGGGCGTGCAAGCCGGCTTGGCCTACAACGGCAAAAAGTATGTGCACGGGGTGTACGGCTCCCGGAACGTCTGTTCCAACGTGACCAAGAAAACCTACGCCCGGCACTCCTTCGTCTCCGGCATGTCCTGGGGGTTCTCCGGCAATCTCGGCTTTCCGCTGCCGCCGAACTGGTCTTTCAACCAGATCAAAGAGTTCAAGGTTGTCAACGGGGCCGATACCTTCGACCTGGACCGGAACATCTGGCGAACCGAAGGCGGAGACCCCGGACAAACCTCGATCAACAGCACTGTTGGAGCCGCTGACGCCTTCATCAACTACGTGCAAAATCTCTACGACTGCGCCCGCCAATACGGCAAAGGCAACCCCAACCAGCTAGTCATGGAATACCTCCGAGAGAAAAAGTACAACGACCCGCCCTGGCAAGTTGTCTTAGGCGCCGTCAACCGAGACTTCATCAATTTCGCCAATGGCAACGGTTTCTCTGTGATGGCAGAGTTCACTGATCCTTTCACCGGTTACACCATTGGTGCCGAGCATATGATGGCGACCGCCAATGGGCATCTCGCCTTTCCCCAGCCTGGTAATCCAAAGCAGGTCAATGCCGGTGACATCACTGGTTGGGGTGGTGACCTGCTCACGTTCTACGCCGATTGGCGCAATGCCTCAGCAAGCTACTCCTCCGGCTACACCTTCGCTATGGAAAAACTCGCCAAACCAGGAATCGCGTCGAGATTTGGCTTCTCCGACCTGATCGAAGACGCAGACGGCTACCTCCTGGCCCGCAAAGTCGCCGCCGGAACCGACATCGCCACCGCGGTACGGCAACACTACAACGGCAACGGCGGTCTGAAACGCTTCACCAACTACTATCAACAACGCTTCACCAACGCCGAAACCTGCAACGCCCTCGCCCACGACCTCCTCGTCCTATCACTCAATGACGATGTCAGGCTAGCCGCCGCCCAACTATTCCTCGCCGGAGTGGACATACCACCCATCGCGATGCCAGCCAACAAGCTCCAAGAATTCAAACAAGGCTTCACCGACACCCTCATCGCACGTATGGGAACGGAATAG
- a CDS encoding transposase has protein sequence MNSLVLQTQPQLLDLPGVGPVGAATILTAWSHPGRVRSETALASLAGTCPVSASSGSTIRYRLNRSGDRQLNKAIHTIAIVRMRSHPDTREYVQRRTAEGRNKKEIGDHPQPQTLHHPPNLSVPQRTQNRRSLMSRTCQF, from the coding sequence ATGAACTCGTTGGTACTACAAACCCAACCACAACTGCTAGATCTGCCTGGAGTCGGACCGGTAGGTGCCGCGACGATCCTGACCGCATGGTCGCACCCTGGCCGCGTTCGTTCAGAAACAGCCCTGGCATCATTGGCAGGAACCTGCCCAGTTTCAGCATCTTCGGGTTCAACTATCAGATACCGGCTCAACCGCAGCGGAGACCGTCAACTCAATAAAGCGATCCATACCATCGCCATTGTCCGAATGCGCAGCCACCCAGATACCCGCGAATACGTTCAACGCCGCACTGCGGAGGGTCGAAACAAGAAGGAGATAGGAGATCATCCGCAGCCTCAAACGCTACATCACCCGCCAAATTTATCGGTCCCTCAACGAACCCAGAATCGCAGGTCCTTGATGAGCAGGACATGCCAATTTTAG
- a CDS encoding IS110 family transposase: MAHSRPAKQNPPTGSEKVKQNHWKSEMPVVAQEYDYVVGVDTHSKTHTLAIISTDLGAEIATETFPTTSPGMRRALAWLSRRSTNDSSRVLISMEGTGSCGAKLRQLATAHEYRVVEAPLPQRRLGRQRGKSESINAVRAARAVRAARAVLATEVKMLREPRAGQYHTALRVLVVARRSMTRERTAAINSLTALLRVVDLGIESRKSPTGKIIRTVAA, from the coding sequence GTGGCTCATTCCAGACCTGCCAAGCAGAATCCGCCGACCGGATCCGAAAAAGTCAAACAAAATCACTGGAAGTCCGAGATGCCCGTGGTAGCGCAAGAATACGATTATGTCGTCGGTGTTGACACCCATTCGAAAACACACACGCTAGCGATCATCTCAACGGATCTTGGTGCCGAAATTGCCACCGAGACTTTCCCAACAACCAGCCCCGGGATGCGCCGGGCCTTGGCCTGGCTATCCCGGCGCAGCACCAATGATTCTTCCAGGGTGTTGATTTCGATGGAAGGGACGGGCTCCTGCGGAGCCAAGCTGCGACAGTTGGCAACAGCACACGAATATCGCGTGGTTGAGGCGCCGCTCCCGCAGCGCAGGCTCGGTCGTCAACGTGGAAAGTCAGAGAGCATCAATGCCGTCCGGGCAGCCCGAGCCGTCCGGGCAGCCCGAGCCGTCCTCGCAACGGAGGTGAAGATGCTGCGTGAACCTCGCGCTGGGCAGTATCACACCGCGTTACGGGTTCTTGTCGTAGCGAGGCGATCAATGACCAGAGAGCGAACCGCAGCCATCAACTCGCTCACCGCGCTCCTTCGAGTTGTCGACCTAGGCATCGAATCTCGCAAATCGCCGACCGGTAAAATCATTCGCACGGTTGCAGCCTAG
- a CDS encoding metallophosphoesterase — MRAESGRSVNPWLAGVGALAGLGAGCIAYGALIERNWFDLRRETVPVLPVNSAPFRVLHLSDIHMDVRQKRKSDWLRSLADLTPDLVVNTGDNLTNPKAIDPLLEALEPLMQFPGVFVPGSNDYYAPVLKNPAIYLRNKHSAPKKQPKKLDTARMHAGFGARGWIEMTNRNQSLSLNGIRFDFSGVDDPHLKRERYAGWPKGSTSQGTAPHVKVALTHAPYQRVLDHFTEAGADLILAGHTHGGQLCIPGYGALVSNCDLPTWRAKGLNDWESKGLTTPVNVSGGIGTSRFAPVRFACRPEAVLLELVSR; from the coding sequence ATGCGCGCTGAATCGGGCCGGTCAGTCAATCCTTGGCTGGCCGGCGTCGGCGCGCTGGCCGGGCTCGGCGCGGGCTGCATTGCCTACGGTGCGCTGATCGAGCGGAATTGGTTCGATCTGCGTCGCGAAACCGTGCCGGTGCTGCCGGTCAACTCCGCACCGTTCCGGGTGCTGCACCTGTCCGATATCCACATGGACGTGAGGCAGAAGCGGAAGTCGGACTGGTTGCGCAGCCTGGCCGATTTGACGCCGGATCTGGTGGTTAATACCGGGGACAATCTGACCAATCCGAAGGCGATCGACCCCTTGTTGGAAGCCTTGGAACCGCTCATGCAGTTCCCCGGGGTCTTCGTGCCAGGATCGAACGACTACTACGCTCCGGTGCTGAAGAACCCCGCGATCTACCTGCGCAACAAGCACAGCGCGCCGAAAAAGCAACCGAAGAAGCTCGACACCGCCCGGATGCATGCCGGTTTCGGTGCGCGTGGCTGGATCGAGATGACCAACCGCAATCAGTCGTTGTCGCTGAATGGCATCCGCTTCGATTTCAGCGGTGTGGACGATCCGCATTTGAAGCGCGAACGTTATGCCGGCTGGCCGAAAGGCTCGACCAGCCAGGGCACTGCTCCGCACGTGAAAGTGGCCCTGACCCATGCGCCGTACCAGCGGGTGCTGGACCACTTCACGGAAGCCGGCGCGGACCTGATCTTGGCCGGCCACACGCACGGCGGCCAGCTCTGCATCCCGGGCTACGGCGCCCTAGTGAGCAATTGCGACCTGCCCACCTGGCGGGCCAAAGGCCTCAATGATTGGGAAAGCAAAGGGCTCACGACGCCGGTCAACGTCTCCGGCGGCATCGGCACCTCACGGTTCGCCCCGGTGCGCTTCGCCTGCCGGCCGGAAGCCGTGCTGTTGGAGCTGGTGAGCCGGTAG
- a CDS encoding transglycosylase domain-containing protein: MAVRKNPIINTATTLGKLIGFLGVSVLCGVLVAGLLVPATALSGSTVSNSINAFDNLPAQLDVNTPQGVTNIMASDGTTVLASLYNQNRVPVELDQMSPNIKNAIVAIEDSRFYEHGGVDTTGILRAIVATFAKGDRQGASTITQQYVNNTIIQNLEAAGKGDQAKLGAQKTAGDKIREMKLAIAMEKQYSKEDILKGYLNIVNFANNAYGIQSAAQLYFGVNAADLSLPQAAVLAGVVNSPSYFDPIAQPQNATDRRNLVLGRMLDLKMITQAQHDEAVATPLTLNVQPRTQGCATSSTAPFFCDYVLRTFLNNPDYGATADDRARLLYQGGLTIKTTLDAGAQTIAQDQQNKTSSPEDIQRLNRGSAMVSVEPGTGKIRAMAQNFKMSDVAANGQTSYNFSVPAVDLQGNPLNGLGKMQVGSTMKPFVFAAWLQAGKSMNTLVNGAKRDYPSSFRWTNSCGTTSSNYSGTGTDTPLLPNDSNGDYNTRTALAGLVGSINTITFAEAAQLDICNIKKITEAAGLRTGDTRQPLSFEQASQFLGIDSIDPLTMANAYATFANKGTYCSPIAIESITDGTGKQLPVPSADCKSTIITPEVAAGTLYAMQQVFTAPGGSGSAINPRPSQNVANMGGKTGTTDFSQDTWVVGTTSGLATASWFGNPTGNTTDVFYQNQNKTFNGRTYPRLDGAYIAGTAFSSYMNAVAGNFNTAPFPAPPARMVNGNPPPAPPAQPSPSSPSSPPATPPAAPPASPPASGGTNP; encoded by the coding sequence ATGGCTGTGCGAAAGAATCCGATCATCAACACTGCCACCACGCTGGGGAAGCTCATCGGCTTCTTGGGTGTGAGTGTGCTCTGCGGCGTCCTAGTGGCGGGCCTTCTGGTGCCCGCTACCGCCCTCAGTGGCAGCACTGTGAGCAACTCGATCAACGCCTTCGACAATCTGCCGGCGCAGCTCGACGTGAATACCCCACAAGGCGTCACCAACATCATGGCTTCCGACGGCACCACGGTGCTCGCCAGCCTCTACAACCAGAACCGGGTTCCGGTCGAGCTGGACCAGATGTCGCCGAACATCAAAAACGCGATCGTGGCGATTGAGGACTCTCGGTTCTACGAGCACGGCGGCGTGGACACCACCGGCATCCTACGTGCCATCGTGGCGACCTTCGCCAAGGGCGACCGGCAGGGTGCCTCCACGATCACCCAGCAGTACGTGAACAACACGATCATCCAGAACCTGGAAGCCGCGGGCAAGGGCGATCAGGCCAAGCTCGGTGCGCAGAAGACCGCCGGGGACAAAATCCGCGAAATGAAGCTCGCGATCGCGATGGAGAAGCAGTACTCCAAAGAGGACATCCTCAAGGGCTACTTGAACATCGTGAACTTCGCGAACAACGCCTACGGCATCCAGTCTGCCGCGCAGCTCTATTTCGGCGTGAATGCCGCAGACCTTTCGCTGCCGCAAGCCGCAGTGCTGGCCGGCGTGGTGAACAGCCCGTCCTACTTCGATCCGATCGCCCAGCCGCAGAACGCCACGGACCGGCGCAATCTGGTCTTGGGCCGAATGCTGGATCTGAAAATGATCACCCAGGCGCAGCACGACGAGGCCGTCGCGACGCCGCTGACCCTGAACGTCCAGCCGCGGACCCAGGGCTGCGCCACGTCCTCGACCGCGCCGTTCTTCTGCGATTACGTGCTGCGGACCTTCTTGAACAACCCCGACTATGGTGCCACGGCTGACGATCGTGCACGGCTGCTGTACCAGGGCGGCTTGACCATCAAGACCACGCTCGACGCCGGTGCGCAGACCATCGCCCAGGATCAGCAGAACAAGACCAGCAGCCCGGAAGACATCCAGCGTTTGAACCGCGGCTCGGCAATGGTCAGCGTGGAGCCGGGCACCGGCAAGATCCGGGCGATGGCGCAGAACTTCAAGATGTCCGATGTTGCTGCCAACGGGCAGACCTCGTACAACTTCAGCGTGCCGGCTGTGGATCTCCAAGGCAATCCGTTGAACGGTTTGGGCAAGATGCAGGTCGGCTCGACCATGAAGCCGTTCGTCTTTGCCGCTTGGCTTCAGGCCGGTAAATCCATGAACACGTTGGTCAATGGTGCTAAGCGGGACTACCCCTCGAGCTTCAGATGGACCAATAGTTGCGGCACCACTTCCAGTAACTACTCAGGCACTGGAACAGATACGCCTTTGCTGCCTAACGACAGTAATGGCGACTACAATACTCGGACCGCCCTGGCAGGTTTGGTCGGCTCGATCAACACAATCACCTTTGCAGAGGCTGCCCAGTTAGACATCTGCAATATCAAGAAGATCACTGAGGCTGCTGGGCTCCGAACCGGCGATACCCGGCAACCACTCAGCTTCGAGCAAGCATCACAGTTCCTCGGTATCGACTCAATCGATCCGCTGACCATGGCCAATGCGTACGCTACTTTTGCGAACAAAGGCACCTACTGCAGCCCGATCGCGATCGAAAGCATTACTGATGGCACTGGCAAACAGCTCCCAGTGCCCAGCGCGGATTGCAAATCAACCATTATCACCCCCGAGGTTGCCGCCGGAACACTGTATGCGATGCAACAAGTGTTCACGGCACCAGGGGGCTCAGGATCCGCCATCAATCCGCGGCCCAGCCAAAATGTCGCAAATATGGGTGGAAAAACCGGAACCACCGACTTTAGCCAAGACACCTGGGTAGTGGGTACGACCAGCGGTTTGGCCACAGCTTCGTGGTTTGGCAATCCTACCGGCAACACGACAGACGTGTTTTATCAGAACCAAAACAAAACCTTCAATGGCAGGACCTACCCTCGGCTGGATGGTGCGTATATCGCCGGAACCGCATTCAGTAGCTACATGAACGCTGTTGCCGGGAACTTCAACACAGCTCCGTTCCCTGCGCCGCCGGCAAGGATGGTGAACGGCAATCCGCCGCCTGCACCTCCGGCGCAGCCGAGCCCCAGTAGCCCCAGTTCACCACCGGCTACCCCGCCAGCGGCTCCACCGGCAAGTCCGCCAGCCAGCGGTGGTACCAACCCCTGA
- a CDS encoding RidA family protein, with product MNDSQNGAPLQANPAVSSAVESRLAELGHNLPPVPAPVAVYVPAVISGNQVYTSGQLPTVAGKLTVTGKVGAEVSAETAKELAAVCAMNALAAVKSVIGDLDRVTRVVKVNGFVSSDPAFTGQPGVINGASELLGHVLGDAGVHARAAVGVAVLPLDAPVEVDLIVEFQ from the coding sequence GTGAACGATTCGCAGAATGGCGCGCCGTTGCAGGCGAACCCGGCAGTCAGCTCGGCGGTTGAAAGCCGTCTGGCCGAGCTGGGCCACAACCTGCCGCCGGTTCCGGCGCCGGTGGCCGTTTATGTCCCGGCCGTGATCAGCGGCAACCAGGTGTACACCTCGGGCCAACTGCCCACGGTGGCCGGAAAACTCACAGTAACCGGAAAGGTCGGCGCCGAAGTTTCCGCCGAGACCGCCAAGGAGCTTGCCGCGGTCTGCGCGATGAACGCCCTGGCCGCGGTGAAGAGCGTGATCGGCGATTTGGACCGGGTCACCCGGGTGGTCAAGGTCAACGGATTCGTGTCCTCGGACCCGGCGTTCACCGGCCAGCCCGGTGTGATCAACGGCGCATCCGAATTGCTCGGCCATGTTCTGGGCGATGCCGGTGTGCATGCGCGTGCGGCTGTGGGGGTGGCGGTCTTGCCGTTGGACGCCCCCGTGGAGGTTGATCTGATTGTTGAGTTCCAGTAA
- a CDS encoding NUDIX hydrolase — MLSSSNPAVAKSPLKRRFQLWQDELEAAQSWVEHGERTPTKARYASSLVLLRDSSKGPETYLNYRRGNSPLGTVAFPGGSVEVADDVDSGIGWAGPSAAVWAKTLGIEDAALARKHLVAVIRETFEETGILLAGSDASSLIDVVPSPEWMRKREALAAQEFSFQEMLGKRGLVLRTDLLRPVVNWISPDFAHRRFNTRYFAAATPVNQTPTPLESKSPWASWVCPAKLIEERETTNLGDSIGQPNTVGRTLGELVSSGCDLILSKIALSRGCIAYLNHKRSGLAYQPRLVVEDGTFWLEIDVATLPDGVCRER; from the coding sequence TTGTTGAGTTCCAGTAACCCCGCCGTAGCCAAATCGCCGTTGAAGCGGCGCTTTCAGCTCTGGCAGGACGAACTCGAAGCGGCGCAGAGCTGGGTGGAACACGGCGAACGGACGCCGACCAAGGCCCGCTACGCCTCATCGCTGGTGCTGCTGCGGGACAGCTCAAAAGGCCCGGAGACCTACCTGAACTACCGGCGCGGCAATTCCCCGCTCGGCACCGTCGCTTTCCCCGGTGGCAGCGTCGAAGTGGCCGACGACGTCGATTCCGGGATCGGTTGGGCCGGCCCCAGTGCGGCCGTCTGGGCCAAAACCCTGGGCATCGAAGACGCTGCGCTCGCGCGCAAACACCTTGTCGCGGTGATCCGGGAAACCTTCGAAGAGACCGGCATCCTCCTGGCCGGATCGGACGCTTCGTCCTTGATCGACGTCGTGCCCTCGCCGGAGTGGATGCGCAAACGCGAGGCTTTGGCCGCGCAGGAATTCTCCTTCCAGGAGATGCTCGGCAAGCGCGGGCTGGTGCTGCGTACCGATCTGCTCCGGCCGGTGGTGAACTGGATCAGCCCGGACTTCGCGCACCGGCGGTTCAACACCCGTTACTTTGCCGCCGCGACCCCGGTCAACCAGACGCCGACTCCGTTGGAGAGCAAGAGCCCGTGGGCCAGTTGGGTCTGCCCGGCCAAATTGATCGAGGAACGGGAGACCACGAACCTGGGTGACTCGATCGGCCAGCCGAACACCGTGGGCCGGACCTTGGGCGAGTTGGTCAGCTCCGGCTGCGACTTGATCCTGAGCAAGATCGCGCTCTCCCGCGGGTGCATCGCCTATTTGAACCACAAGCGGTCGGGCCTGGCATACCAGCCCCGGCTCGTGGTGGAAGACGGCACGTTCTGGCTGGAAATCGACGTCGCCACGCTGCCTGACGGAGTGTGCCGGGAGCGCTGA
- a CDS encoding Crp/Fnr family transcriptional regulator has translation MDIEVLRRAPLFATLDDEAFRLLTDELTEVDLSRGASVFHEGDQGDQLYFIVSGKVKLGRTAPDGRESLLAILGPGELFGEMALFDPSPRTATATAVSETRLAGLRNESLRALLQTRPEVSAQLLQALARRLRRTNDNLSDLVFSDVPGRVAKALIDLSERFGRPATDGVLVAHELTQEELAQLVGASRETVNKALAEFVQRGWLRLEARAVVILDINRLRQRSR, from the coding sequence ATGGACATCGAAGTACTTCGCCGGGCACCGCTCTTCGCGACGTTGGACGACGAGGCTTTCCGGTTGCTCACGGACGAGCTCACCGAGGTGGACCTCTCCCGCGGCGCCTCGGTCTTCCACGAGGGCGATCAAGGTGACCAGCTGTACTTCATCGTCTCCGGCAAAGTGAAGCTGGGACGCACTGCCCCGGACGGCCGGGAATCCCTGCTCGCGATCCTGGGCCCGGGCGAACTGTTCGGTGAAATGGCGCTTTTCGACCCCAGCCCGCGGACCGCGACCGCTACCGCGGTTTCCGAGACCCGGCTGGCCGGGCTGCGCAATGAGAGCCTTCGGGCGTTGCTGCAGACCCGCCCCGAAGTTTCCGCACAATTGCTGCAAGCCCTGGCCCGCAGGCTCCGCCGCACCAATGACAACCTTTCCGACCTGGTCTTCTCCGACGTGCCCGGCCGCGTGGCCAAGGCATTGATCGATTTGTCCGAGCGCTTCGGCCGGCCGGCCACGGACGGCGTCCTGGTGGCCCACGAACTGACCCAGGAAGAGTTGGCCCAACTGGTCGGCGCTTCCCGGGAGACCGTGAACAAAGCCCTCGCCGAGTTCGTGCAGCGCGGCTGGTTGCGGCTCGAAGCCCGCGCCGTGGTGATTCTGGACATCAACCGCTTGCGCCAGCGCAGCCGATAA
- a CDS encoding MarP family serine protease, protein MFGLSWLDIPLIILLIWQLFYGWRVGFLISLCGVLGFAAGAAGAFFAVPLVSAWMGDSGWRLAAIAGAALALIVVGYSIGVGIGSWLSRGVKLRPLKAVNRVFGALASFVIAALLISPVAFSLSNLGVPFVSQALSQSGVIRTIDSLTPTPIRQAIAQWRSAAVNQGIPQLFNQLGPVTPVPTPDARTDTPSLNNAAQSVLKITGTAFQCGQNQTGTGFVAAPGRVVTNAHVVAGVSQPVVETRGGALPGRIVYFDPVQDLAVIAVDGLNIAPLAVGQDLAIGDQSAFQGYPFGGPFQSKPAAVQSKGSVLVPDIYGANRHPEEVYQLAGDVQPGNSGGPLLDLDGRVVGVVFAKADSNEQIGYAFTLTEVAPVLQQAAGLNNQVSSGQCVKK, encoded by the coding sequence ATGTTCGGTCTGAGCTGGCTCGACATACCGTTGATCATCTTGCTCATCTGGCAGTTGTTCTATGGCTGGCGGGTCGGTTTCCTGATCAGCCTCTGCGGCGTGCTCGGCTTCGCCGCCGGGGCGGCCGGCGCGTTTTTCGCGGTGCCGTTGGTCAGTGCTTGGATGGGCGATTCCGGTTGGCGGCTGGCCGCCATCGCGGGCGCTGCCCTGGCCCTGATCGTGGTCGGATACTCGATCGGCGTCGGCATCGGCAGCTGGCTCAGCCGCGGTGTGAAACTCCGCCCGCTCAAAGCCGTGAACCGGGTCTTCGGCGCGCTGGCGTCCTTCGTGATCGCGGCTCTGCTGATTTCTCCGGTCGCGTTCAGCCTGTCCAACCTGGGCGTGCCGTTCGTCTCCCAGGCGCTGAGCCAGTCCGGCGTGATCCGGACCATCGATTCACTCACCCCCACGCCGATCCGGCAGGCCATCGCGCAATGGCGCTCCGCCGCAGTGAACCAAGGCATCCCGCAGCTCTTCAACCAGCTCGGACCGGTCACCCCGGTGCCGACGCCGGACGCCCGCACGGACACGCCGAGCCTGAACAACGCGGCGCAATCGGTGCTCAAGATCACCGGAACCGCCTTCCAATGCGGACAGAACCAGACCGGCACCGGCTTCGTGGCCGCGCCCGGCCGGGTGGTGACCAATGCGCACGTGGTTGCCGGGGTGAGCCAGCCGGTGGTGGAAACCCGCGGCGGCGCTTTGCCGGGCCGGATCGTCTACTTCGACCCGGTGCAGGATCTCGCGGTGATCGCCGTGGACGGGCTCAACATCGCCCCGCTGGCCGTCGGCCAAGACCTGGCGATCGGCGATCAGAGCGCCTTCCAGGGCTACCCCTTCGGCGGGCCGTTCCAGTCCAAGCCGGCAGCCGTGCAGAGCAAGGGCAGCGTTCTGGTGCCGGACATTTACGGTGCCAACCGGCACCCGGAAGAGGTGTACCAGCTGGCCGGCGACGTGCAGCCGGGGAACTCCGGCGGCCCGCTGCTGGATTTGGACGGCCGGGTGGTCGGCGTGGTCTTCGCCAAGGCAGATTCCAATGAGCAGATCGGCTACGCCTTCACGCTCACCGAAGTCGCTCCGGTGCTGCAACAAGCCGCCGGGCTGAACAATCAGGTGTCCTCCGGGCAGTGCGTCAAGAAGTAG
- the aroQ gene encoding type II 3-dehydroquinate dehydratase, with the protein MTSTGNLLVLNGPNLNLLGSREPAVYGSATLDEVNELCISTAESAGFSVECIQSNHEGDLLDAIHAARGTADGIVINAGAYSHTSIALRDAISGVGLPTVEVHISNVHAREEFRHHSQLSAVSSAVIVGAGINGYALAIQHLAKLLG; encoded by the coding sequence ATGACCTCCACCGGCAACCTCTTGGTCCTCAACGGGCCCAATCTCAACTTGCTCGGCAGCCGCGAGCCGGCCGTCTACGGCTCCGCGACCTTGGACGAGGTCAATGAGCTGTGCATATCGACCGCGGAATCCGCCGGCTTTTCGGTGGAATGCATCCAGTCCAACCATGAAGGCGACCTGTTGGACGCCATCCATGCCGCCCGGGGCACTGCGGACGGCATCGTGATCAATGCCGGAGCGTATTCGCACACCTCGATCGCCCTGCGCGACGCGATTTCCGGCGTCGGGCTGCCCACCGTCGAGGTGCACATCTCCAATGTGCACGCCCGCGAAGAATTCCGGCACCACTCGCAGCTCTCCGCGGTCTCCTCCGCGGTGATCGTCGGCGCCGGGATCAACGGCTACGCTTTGGCGATCCAGCATTTGGCGAAGCTGCTCGGCTGA